From a region of the Mauremys mutica isolate MM-2020 ecotype Southern chromosome 12, ASM2049712v1, whole genome shotgun sequence genome:
- the LOC123345007 gene encoding uncharacterized protein LOC123345007 isoform X2: MPLSPRHSHLGPRSLGFHPGQTPDPLWLYGSQEAERSLLEEESISLAGSRAPEAGSKHSVKQTSPQPPVKKGENPVFGTYPEIHHHVGSGDAQHQRGAIGRKRKRGKASEAGPAPPAEVAYSWLGVQGLLDSGWECSARSQAEGLGAKLPAPACCSAPRPWLQLPSKPAMGLDPQECPAAPMRGSGELPHACLSPAAAPFLRRRTNPCYGSRAVPQRKEAESSGDCPVWTQRREATWAKCVCQKL; this comes from the exons ATGCCCCTTTCTCCAAGACACTCTCACCTTGGGCCACGTTCTCTAGGGTTCCACCCCGG GCAAACACCTGATCCCCTCTGGCTGTATGGAAGCCAGGAAGCAGAGAGATCCCTGCTGGAAGAAGAAAGCAtctccctggcaggcagcagagcTCCAGAAGCTGGAAGCAAGCACAGTGTAAAACAAAccagtccccagcccccagtAAAGAAAGGGGAAAATCCTGTGTTTGGTACCTACCCAGAAATACATCATCATGTCGGCAGCGGGGATGCGCAGCACCAGAGAGGAGCAATCGG GAGAAAAAGGAAGAGAGGAAAAGCGAGCGAGGCTGGACCTGCTCCTCCTGCGGAGGTAGCGTACagctggctgggagtgcaggggctGCTGGACTCAGGCTGGGAGTGCAGCGCGAGGAGCCAGGCTGAAGGACTGGGGGCCAAGTTGCCAG CTCCTGCGTGCTGCTCTGCCCCCCGACCATGGCTGCAACTCCCCTCCAAGCCAGCGATGGGCCTGGATCCCCAGGAATGCCCCGCTGCCCCAATGAGAGGCTCGGGGGAGTTACCAcatgcctgcctgagccctgctgctgccccgttTCTCCGGAGGAGGACAAATCCCTGCTACGGCTCACGCGCCGTCCCGCAGAGGAAAGAAGCAGAATCCTCAGG agactgtccggtttggacTCAGCGCAGGGAAGCCACGTGGGCAAAGTGTGTTTGCCAGAAACTGTAA
- the LOC123345007 gene encoding uncharacterized protein LOC123345007 isoform X1 translates to MPLSPRHSHLGPRSLGFHPGRQTPDPLWLYGSQEAERSLLEEESISLAGSRAPEAGSKHSVKQTSPQPPVKKGENPVFGTYPEIHHHVGSGDAQHQRGAIGRKRKRGKASEAGPAPPAEVAYSWLGVQGLLDSGWECSARSQAEGLGAKLPAPACCSAPRPWLQLPSKPAMGLDPQECPAAPMRGSGELPHACLSPAAAPFLRRRTNPCYGSRAVPQRKEAESSGDCPVWTQRREATWAKCVCQKL, encoded by the exons ATGCCCCTTTCTCCAAGACACTCTCACCTTGGGCCACGTTCTCTAGGGTTCCACCCCGG CAGGCAAACACCTGATCCCCTCTGGCTGTATGGAAGCCAGGAAGCAGAGAGATCCCTGCTGGAAGAAGAAAGCAtctccctggcaggcagcagagcTCCAGAAGCTGGAAGCAAGCACAGTGTAAAACAAAccagtccccagcccccagtAAAGAAAGGGGAAAATCCTGTGTTTGGTACCTACCCAGAAATACATCATCATGTCGGCAGCGGGGATGCGCAGCACCAGAGAGGAGCAATCGG GAGAAAAAGGAAGAGAGGAAAAGCGAGCGAGGCTGGACCTGCTCCTCCTGCGGAGGTAGCGTACagctggctgggagtgcaggggctGCTGGACTCAGGCTGGGAGTGCAGCGCGAGGAGCCAGGCTGAAGGACTGGGGGCCAAGTTGCCAG CTCCTGCGTGCTGCTCTGCCCCCCGACCATGGCTGCAACTCCCCTCCAAGCCAGCGATGGGCCTGGATCCCCAGGAATGCCCCGCTGCCCCAATGAGAGGCTCGGGGGAGTTACCAcatgcctgcctgagccctgctgctgccccgttTCTCCGGAGGAGGACAAATCCCTGCTACGGCTCACGCGCCGTCCCGCAGAGGAAAGAAGCAGAATCCTCAGG agactgtccggtttggacTCAGCGCAGGGAAGCCACGTGGGCAAAGTGTGTTTGCCAGAAACTGTAA
- the LOC123345007 gene encoding uncharacterized protein LOC123345007 isoform X3 — MPLSPRHSHLGPRSLGFHPGRQTPDPLWLYGSQEAERSLLEEESISLAGSRAPEAGSKHSVKQTSPQPPVKKGENPVFGTYPEIHHHVGSGDAQHQRGAIGSCVLLCPPTMAATPLQASDGPGSPGMPRCPNERLGGVTTCLPEPCCCPVSPEEDKSLLRLTRRPAEERSRILRRLSGLDSAQGSHVGKVCLPETVIPSGDKIIPYSAGPYTRDLAVEPLELLCH, encoded by the exons ATGCCCCTTTCTCCAAGACACTCTCACCTTGGGCCACGTTCTCTAGGGTTCCACCCCGG CAGGCAAACACCTGATCCCCTCTGGCTGTATGGAAGCCAGGAAGCAGAGAGATCCCTGCTGGAAGAAGAAAGCAtctccctggcaggcagcagagcTCCAGAAGCTGGAAGCAAGCACAGTGTAAAACAAAccagtccccagcccccagtAAAGAAAGGGGAAAATCCTGTGTTTGGTACCTACCCAGAAATACATCATCATGTCGGCAGCGGGGATGCGCAGCACCAGAGAGGAGCAATCGG CTCCTGCGTGCTGCTCTGCCCCCCGACCATGGCTGCAACTCCCCTCCAAGCCAGCGATGGGCCTGGATCCCCAGGAATGCCCCGCTGCCCCAATGAGAGGCTCGGGGGAGTTACCAcatgcctgcctgagccctgctgctgccccgttTCTCCGGAGGAGGACAAATCCCTGCTACGGCTCACGCGCCGTCCCGCAGAGGAAAGAAGCAGAATCCTCAGG agactgtccggtttggacTCAGCGCAGGGAAGCCACGTGGGCAAAGTGTGTTTGCCAGAAACTGTAATTCCCAGTGGAGACAAGATAATCCCCTACTCTGCAGGGCCTTACACAAGGGACTTGGCTGTTGAGCCCCTCGAGCTGCTGTGTCACTGA